In a genomic window of Pseudomonas mohnii:
- a CDS encoding DMT family transporter, protein MSTLHGIGLLLLAVIAGAVVPFQSAINANLGRGLGHPLWATLASLLVSILVLLPIMLAMRVPLPSVAFISKAPLWMWAGGAFGVCFISLALVLLPKLGASGFMALALAGQVVASLVLDHFGWFGLVQRQVSLPRVLGALLLIGGVVLIQLSAAPSKALAAAS, encoded by the coding sequence ATGAGTACGTTGCATGGGATCGGCCTGTTATTGCTGGCCGTGATTGCCGGGGCGGTGGTGCCTTTTCAGAGTGCGATCAACGCGAACCTTGGACGGGGCCTGGGGCATCCGTTATGGGCCACCTTGGCCTCGTTGCTGGTGAGTATCCTGGTGTTGCTGCCGATCATGCTGGCGATGCGCGTGCCGTTGCCATCAGTGGCGTTCATCAGCAAGGCGCCCCTTTGGATGTGGGCTGGCGGTGCGTTCGGGGTGTGTTTCATTTCCCTGGCCCTGGTGCTGCTGCCCAAACTCGGCGCCTCTGGGTTCATGGCGTTGGCGCTGGCCGGGCAAGTGGTCGCGTCATTGGTGCTGGATCACTTCGGGTGGTTTGGGTTGGTGCAGCGGCAGGTGAGCTTGCCAAGGGTATTGGGCGCCTTGCTATTGATTGGCGGTGTGGTGTTGATTCAATTAAGCGCAGCGCCGAGCAAAGCTTTAGCAGCCGCGAGTTGA
- the tam gene encoding trans-aconitate 2-methyltransferase, with amino-acid sequence MSWSAKQYVAFEDERTRPARDLLAAIPAGDVRSAIDIGCGPGNSTELLVERFANATLRGLDSSTDMIEAARKRLPQVRFDIADIDRWNETGPFDVIFANAVLQWLPDHATLLPSLVSKLAPGGSLAIQMPDNLNEPSHRLMREVAASGPWATKLTGAAGQRTQMADASGYYTMLKPHCTRVDVWRTTYHHPLAGGASGVVEWFKGSGLRPFLDPLDEAERAEYLALYLAAVEQAYPAQADGWVLLPFPRLFLVATR; translated from the coding sequence ATGAGTTGGTCCGCCAAACAGTACGTCGCTTTTGAAGATGAACGCACCCGTCCCGCCCGTGACCTGCTGGCGGCCATTCCCGCCGGTGATGTGCGCTCGGCAATCGATATCGGATGTGGGCCCGGCAACTCGACCGAGTTGCTGGTGGAGCGCTTTGCCAACGCTACGTTGCGCGGTCTGGACAGTTCAACTGATATGATCGAGGCCGCCCGCAAGCGTTTACCGCAGGTGCGGTTCGATATCGCGGACATTGATCGCTGGAACGAAACTGGCCCATTCGATGTGATTTTCGCCAATGCGGTGTTGCAGTGGCTGCCTGATCACGCCACGTTGCTGCCTTCATTGGTGAGCAAACTTGCACCGGGTGGCAGCCTGGCGATCCAGATGCCGGACAATCTCAATGAACCCTCGCATCGCTTGATGCGCGAGGTGGCGGCGAGTGGTCCTTGGGCTACCAAGCTGACTGGCGCGGCCGGGCAGCGCACGCAGATGGCCGATGCCAGCGGCTACTACACAATGCTCAAACCACACTGCACTCGGGTCGATGTGTGGCGCACCACTTATCATCATCCACTCGCAGGCGGCGCCTCGGGGGTGGTCGAGTGGTTCAAGGGCAGTGGTTTGCGGCCGTTTCTCGATCCACTGGATGAGGCGGAACGGGCTGAATATCTGGCGCTGTATCTGGCCGCCGTCGAGCAGGCTTATCCGGCGCAGGCGGATGGTTGGGTGCTGCTGCCGTTTCCGCGGTTGTTTCTGGTGGCGACGCGCTGA
- a CDS encoding DUF4142 domain-containing protein, whose amino-acid sequence MKRMATQIRNTGFATLLGLCASSAFAQSPAEFINDASAQGIADIETSRLAHQKSESKEVKDYTIVVINDRTTANQHLAKIAKQLDLPVAPREQVADKAKALMPQVMDGANFDEAYAASQVKSTEEAIAQLQQEAQTTDVPEIKAFAEETLPKLQHHLQMARALQASR is encoded by the coding sequence ATGAAGCGGATGGCCACCCAAATACGCAACACCGGTTTCGCCACGTTACTGGGCCTGTGTGCCAGCAGTGCCTTCGCCCAGTCCCCCGCCGAGTTCATCAACGATGCGTCGGCCCAGGGTATCGCCGATATCGAAACCAGTCGTCTGGCGCATCAGAAGTCGGAATCCAAAGAGGTCAAGGACTACACCATCGTCGTGATCAACGACCGCACCACCGCCAACCAGCACCTGGCGAAAATCGCCAAACAGCTGGATTTGCCGGTGGCCCCGCGTGAGCAGGTGGCCGATAAGGCCAAGGCCTTGATGCCGCAAGTCATGGACGGCGCGAACTTCGATGAGGCCTATGCGGCCAGTCAGGTGAAGTCCACCGAAGAAGCCATCGCACAGCTTCAGCAGGAAGCGCAAACCACGGATGTGCCTGAGATCAAGGCGTTCGCTGAAGAGACATTGCCCAAGCTGCAACATCACCTGCAGATGGCCAGGGCATTGCAAGCCAGTCGTTAG
- a CDS encoding helix-turn-helix domain-containing protein: MSIRLKLLRKKLGVTLEALAEKSGMTKSYLSKVERGLNTPSIAAALKLAKALNVKVEELFSEDKVSLDGYSLVRSHERQSLAANDQSPGYAVLAHQVSERSLLPFIIYPPAEFTDKAFKEHTGEEFLFVHEGQVEVDFMNERVLLDRGDALHFNAQKPHRIRSVGEVQAQLLVVVHSNEE; this comes from the coding sequence ATGTCTATCCGTTTGAAATTACTCAGAAAAAAACTTGGCGTGACACTTGAAGCCTTGGCCGAAAAATCCGGCATGACCAAGAGCTATCTGTCGAAAGTCGAGCGCGGGCTGAACACGCCGTCGATCGCGGCTGCCCTGAAACTGGCCAAGGCGCTGAACGTGAAGGTCGAGGAGTTGTTTTCCGAGGACAAGGTCAGTCTCGACGGCTACAGCCTGGTGCGCAGCCATGAGCGCCAGTCCCTGGCGGCCAACGATCAAAGTCCCGGCTACGCGGTGCTGGCCCATCAGGTCAGTGAACGCAGCCTGCTGCCATTCATCATTTATCCGCCCGCCGAATTCACCGACAAAGCCTTCAAGGAACACACCGGGGAGGAGTTTCTGTTCGTCCACGAGGGGCAGGTGGAAGTGGACTTTATGAACGAGCGAGTGCTGCTCGATCGCGGTGACGCGCTGCACTTCAACGCGCAAAAACCGCACCGGATACGGTCAGTGGGAGAGGTTCAGGCGCAGTTGCTGGTGGTGGTGCACAGCAACGAGGAATGA
- a CDS encoding DUF4917 family protein, with translation MTDLQDVDAQLEDWNALRSSAAFAGLLVGNGASRAVWDDFGYDSLFENARTVEEKPLSQSELSVFDALQTRSFEQVLSALKTTSRVNKALAVSSAAPRNRYYAIKEALINTVHAVHIPWRLVQASTLGSINQELARYRTVFTTNYDLLNYWAIQHSPQAITDLFQGDEPGFDLSATATDKTRLLYLHGGLHLVRNQDGTARKLMSTEGTLLGNFAINNTIKTLDDVPLFINEGPSTDKLKTIRSSDYLSFCYDQLLSHGEGLCIFGHALGEQDSHIVHALRQAKPQRVAISIYPRSKAFIQHQKRYYAKVFEGTGIELRFFDSKTHALGSPKLTVPVEV, from the coding sequence ATGACCGATTTACAGGATGTCGACGCCCAACTTGAAGACTGGAACGCCTTGCGCTCAAGCGCTGCGTTCGCCGGCTTGCTGGTGGGCAACGGCGCCAGCCGCGCCGTGTGGGACGATTTCGGCTACGACTCGCTGTTCGAGAACGCCCGCACCGTCGAAGAAAAGCCCCTGAGCCAATCGGAATTGAGTGTGTTCGATGCGCTGCAAACCCGCAGTTTCGAACAAGTGCTCAGCGCGCTGAAAACCACCAGCCGGGTCAACAAGGCCCTGGCCGTCAGCTCCGCCGCCCCGCGCAATCGTTACTATGCGATCAAGGAAGCCTTGATCAACACCGTGCACGCGGTGCATATCCCGTGGCGGTTGGTCCAGGCGTCGACCCTGGGCTCGATCAATCAGGAACTGGCCCGCTACCGCACGGTATTCACCACCAACTACGATCTGCTCAATTACTGGGCGATCCAGCACTCGCCGCAGGCGATCACCGATCTGTTCCAGGGTGACGAGCCCGGCTTCGACCTCAGCGCCACCGCCACCGACAAAACCCGCTTGCTGTACCTGCACGGTGGCCTGCACCTGGTGCGCAATCAGGACGGCACGGCGCGCAAGCTGATGTCGACCGAGGGCACATTGCTGGGTAATTTCGCGATCAACAATACGATCAAGACCCTCGACGACGTGCCGCTGTTCATCAACGAAGGGCCGAGCACGGACAAGCTCAAGACCATTCGCAGCTCGGATTATCTGTCGTTCTGCTACGACCAGTTACTGAGTCATGGCGAGGGCTTGTGCATTTTCGGCCATGCCTTGGGTGAGCAGGACAGCCACATTGTGCACGCCTTGCGTCAGGCGAAACCGCAGCGGGTGGCGATCTCGATCTATCCGCGCAGCAAGGCGTTTATCCAGCATCAGAAGCGCTATTACGCGAAGGTGTTTGAGGGGACGGGTATTGAGTTGCGCTTTTTTGACTCGAAGACCCATGCATTGGGTAGCCCGAAGCTGACCGTTCCGGTCGAAGTCTGA
- a CDS encoding multidrug effflux MFS transporter: MKSSTTLLVTCSTVFLAQLGMSIYLPALPEIARGLSADASQVSWGLAAYLIGMAMPMLFWGSMAQRVGRKPVLLAALGIYGAGNLALPVSSTLESFLILRMLQGVGASGISVMARVLIRDSFRGDLLAKALSWLSISFVVALGIGQYLGSIIQIVLGWPAIFYLLGGVSLAMALIVSRITFPTLSEESAQRSAWPSYWRILRHRSFLLPALTGGLGYGVIIAFNTAAPLILQGPFNWSVVEYGLLGWPISAAYFLGAVAVNRLVLRIGQRRLMTAGVGLVLAGSTLMLLGSIAGTPIALLFWLPYCIAVFGQSLNYPISLSLANDGSPIGGAYAMALSGFIHQLMAAIIGGIVSLTASPQPWPLSLSCTLLALGALLCVVLAPGRQNV; encoded by the coding sequence ATGAAGAGCAGCACCACCCTCCTCGTCACCTGCAGCACGGTTTTTCTCGCGCAATTGGGCATGAGCATTTATCTACCCGCTCTTCCGGAAATTGCCCGGGGTCTGTCCGCTGATGCTTCGCAAGTGTCGTGGGGATTGGCCGCGTATCTGATCGGCATGGCAATGCCCATGTTGTTCTGGGGCAGCATGGCCCAGCGTGTCGGGCGCAAACCGGTGTTGCTCGCTGCACTGGGCATTTATGGTGCCGGGAATCTCGCCTTGCCCGTGAGTTCGACACTGGAGTCGTTTCTGATCCTGCGCATGCTCCAAGGCGTTGGCGCCAGCGGGATTTCGGTGATGGCCAGGGTGTTGATTCGCGACAGTTTCCGGGGTGACCTGTTGGCCAAAGCGCTGTCCTGGCTCTCGATTTCCTTTGTGGTGGCGCTGGGAATCGGCCAGTACCTGGGGTCGATTATCCAGATCGTACTAGGCTGGCCGGCGATCTTTTACTTGTTGGGTGGCGTGAGTCTGGCGATGGCGCTGATTGTGTCGCGTATTACATTCCCGACGCTGTCTGAGGAAAGCGCTCAGCGATCCGCCTGGCCCAGTTACTGGCGAATTCTGCGCCATCGATCTTTTCTGCTTCCGGCACTGACCGGCGGATTGGGGTACGGGGTGATTATCGCCTTTAACACCGCTGCGCCACTGATTCTACAAGGCCCTTTCAACTGGTCTGTCGTGGAATATGGATTGCTGGGCTGGCCTATCAGCGCGGCCTATTTTCTGGGGGCGGTGGCAGTCAACCGTTTGGTGCTGCGCATCGGTCAACGGCGCTTGATGACGGCGGGTGTAGGGCTGGTGTTGGCCGGTAGCACGCTGATGTTGCTGGGCAGCATCGCAGGCACTCCAATTGCGTTGCTATTTTGGTTGCCGTATTGCATTGCAGTGTTCGGACAGTCGTTGAATTACCCGATCAGTCTGTCGCTGGCCAACGACGGTTCACCCATTGGTGGTGCCTATGCAATGGCGCTGAGCGGTTTCATTCATCAACTGATGGCCGCCATCATCGGCGGGATTGTCAGCCTGACCGCCAGCCCGCAGCCCTGGCCGCTGTCATTGTCATGCACATTGCTGGCCTTGGGCGCGCTGCTTTGCGTGGTGCTCGCGCCCGGCCGCCAAAACGTCTAG
- a CDS encoding KGG domain-containing protein, producing the protein MPNSKNSNSGNFANDRTKASEAGRKGGKTTTTTVDKEPAKPDMGRKPGQKSK; encoded by the coding sequence ATGCCTAACTCAAAAAACTCGAACTCGGGAAATTTCGCCAACGATCGAACCAAGGCGTCTGAAGCCGGTCGCAAGGGTGGGAAAACCACCACCACGACTGTCGATAAAGAGCCAGCGAAACCCGACATGGGCCGCAAGCCCGGACAAAAATCCAAGTAG
- a CDS encoding sensor domain-containing protein: MTTRNSAPLASYIDLLLDAVCAVDKQGRFVFVSAACEHIFGYSPEELIGQPMIDLVHPADRQRTLDAAREIMGGESKLNFENRYMRKDGRVVHILWSARWSEVDQLRIAVARDITERKQAESRQAALYAISEAAHAAEDLLALFKRIHLIIGEWLPALNFSVALYDDHGAELSFPYHVDAHEPEQPCTMTGRLCAEVVRSGQPILLTPDQDDRPAGFERQESAQNTPCWLGVPLNSQNGTIGALIVKSMPGSEHYTEQDKELLQYVCAQVATAIERKQLHARLQRMAQYDQLTQLPNRELLRDRLKAALEAAREDCGRLALLYVDLDRFKEVNDTHGHAVGDMLLQTVANRLKGCVRETDTVARIGGDEFVVLLHSIHASGDADGVAVKIRQVLAQPLRLDGHSFNIQPSIGVAQYPEHGTEEKQLFRHADEAMYTAKREHHLRLV, translated from the coding sequence ATGACCACCAGAAATTCCGCGCCGCTGGCGAGCTACATCGACCTCTTGCTGGACGCCGTTTGCGCGGTCGACAAACAAGGTCGCTTCGTTTTTGTCAGTGCGGCCTGCGAGCACATTTTCGGCTACAGCCCTGAAGAATTGATTGGCCAGCCGATGATCGACCTGGTTCACCCGGCCGATCGTCAGCGCACCCTCGATGCCGCGCGGGAGATCATGGGTGGTGAGTCCAAGCTCAATTTCGAAAACCGCTATATGCGCAAGGACGGCCGGGTGGTGCACATCCTCTGGTCGGCACGCTGGTCGGAGGTCGATCAACTGCGCATCGCCGTGGCGCGTGACATCACCGAGCGCAAGCAAGCCGAGTCCCGGCAAGCAGCGCTGTACGCGATTTCCGAGGCGGCGCATGCAGCGGAAGATCTATTGGCGTTGTTCAAGCGTATTCATCTGATCATTGGCGAATGGCTGCCAGCGCTGAATTTTTCCGTGGCGTTGTATGACGATCACGGTGCCGAGCTGAGTTTCCCCTATCACGTTGATGCCCACGAACCCGAGCAGCCCTGCACGATGACCGGCCGCCTGTGTGCCGAGGTGGTCCGCAGCGGCCAGCCGATCCTGCTGACCCCGGATCAGGACGATCGACCTGCGGGGTTCGAGAGGCAAGAGAGCGCACAGAACACGCCGTGCTGGCTCGGCGTGCCGCTCAACTCGCAAAACGGCACCATTGGCGCACTGATCGTCAAAAGCATGCCGGGCAGTGAGCACTACACCGAGCAGGATAAAGAGTTGTTGCAGTACGTCTGCGCGCAGGTCGCGACTGCGATCGAGCGCAAGCAATTGCACGCGCGCCTGCAGCGCATGGCCCAGTACGACCAACTGACGCAACTGCCTAACCGCGAATTGCTGCGCGACCGGCTCAAGGCTGCATTGGAAGCGGCGCGTGAGGACTGCGGACGCTTGGCTTTGCTGTATGTCGATCTTGACCGCTTCAAGGAGGTCAACGACACCCACGGGCATGCGGTTGGCGACATGTTGCTGCAAACCGTGGCCAATCGGCTCAAGGGCTGTGTGCGTGAAACCGACACGGTGGCGCGTATTGGCGGCGATGAGTTTGTGGTGTTGTTACACAGCATTCACGCTTCGGGAGATGCCGACGGCGTGGCCGTGAAAATCCGTCAGGTCCTGGCTCAACCCCTGCGCCTGGACGGCCATAGCTTCAACATTCAACCAAGCATCGGCGTTGCCCAATACCCCGAGCACGGCACGGAAGAGAAGCAGTTGTTCAGGCACGCCGATGAGGCGATGTACACCGCCAAGCGCGAGCATCACCTGCGGCTCGTCTGA
- a CDS encoding LysE family translocator produces the protein MTPSLLMAVLASGFIYGITPGPGVLAVFGIGAAHGRRAGAGFLCGHLLGDVVWCGTALVAIVGAREIGSTAFDVLGVLSGLYLFWLGWRAVRARRSSAQAPQGPARQPFWHGILFGLTNPKAYPVAVATFTALLSSRAELLTWSMLPWLILLSFVGGLIAYAILIGVVGARRVRTLYQRHELAITRLCGLMFIGFAINALVHAVPGLVTNKA, from the coding sequence ATGACCCCGTCGCTGTTAATGGCTGTTCTTGCCTCGGGTTTTATTTACGGGATTACGCCAGGCCCCGGCGTGCTGGCCGTATTCGGCATTGGAGCGGCCCATGGGCGACGGGCCGGGGCGGGGTTCCTCTGCGGGCATTTGCTGGGGGACGTGGTCTGGTGCGGCACTGCGCTGGTGGCGATTGTCGGGGCGCGGGAGATCGGCAGCACGGCGTTCGATGTGCTGGGCGTGCTCAGCGGTCTCTATCTGTTCTGGCTCGGCTGGCGTGCGGTGCGGGCGCGTCGCAGCAGTGCCCAGGCACCGCAAGGGCCGGCGCGGCAGCCGTTCTGGCATGGCATCCTGTTTGGCCTGACCAATCCGAAGGCTTACCCGGTGGCCGTGGCCACGTTTACCGCCTTGTTGTCGAGCCGAGCCGAGTTGCTGACCTGGTCGATGTTGCCGTGGCTGATCCTGCTGAGTTTCGTGGGGGGGCTTATCGCCTACGCTATTCTCATTGGCGTCGTCGGTGCGCGGCGGGTGCGCACCTTGTATCAGCGCCATGAACTGGCCATCACCCGGCTTTGCGGGTTAATGTTCATCGGTTTCGCCATCAACGCCCTGGTGCACGCCGTGCCGGGCCTGGTGACGAACAAGGCTTGA
- a CDS encoding LysR substrate-binding domain-containing protein encodes MHQMNDLRRIDLNLLVILDALLSEQHVTRAAERLHLSQPAVSHALARLRDLLGDPLLVRAGAGLVPTSRALELMAPLTEALAQVQSLLAPNAFDPATTRRTFRLAMSDYGAAIVLPGLIRTLRSEAPGIDLQISHASREGMLDGILNGDIDIAIGVFPEMPNELRSTALFEEHYACLVDRDSLSADATLDLPTYLARPHVLLEMRGSGTPEIERALTALHERRRVAVSLPHWNVAPQLISGTDLILTVASLGLRDLDEASLIVVPPPFHIPSFTFVLAWHQRRGGDQALNWLNQRIAEGIKR; translated from the coding sequence ATGCATCAAATGAATGATCTGCGCCGCATCGATCTCAATTTACTGGTGATTCTCGACGCCTTGCTCAGCGAGCAACACGTCACCCGGGCGGCTGAACGTCTGCACCTGAGTCAGCCGGCCGTCAGCCATGCCCTGGCGCGTTTGCGCGATCTGCTGGGCGATCCGCTGCTGGTGCGGGCAGGCGCCGGCCTGGTGCCGACCTCGCGCGCGCTGGAGCTGATGGCGCCCTTGACCGAAGCCCTGGCCCAGGTGCAATCGCTGCTGGCGCCCAATGCCTTTGATCCGGCGACCACCCGGCGCACCTTTCGCCTGGCCATGTCCGATTACGGTGCCGCCATCGTCCTGCCCGGCTTGATCCGCACGTTGCGCAGTGAAGCTCCGGGCATCGATCTGCAAATCAGTCACGCCAGCCGCGAAGGCATGCTCGACGGGATACTCAACGGTGATATCGATATCGCCATTGGTGTGTTTCCGGAGATGCCCAACGAGCTACGCAGCACTGCGCTGTTCGAAGAGCACTACGCCTGCCTGGTGGATCGTGACAGTTTGTCGGCCGACGCAACGCTCGACCTGCCAACCTATCTGGCGCGCCCCCACGTTTTGCTGGAAATGCGCGGCAGTGGCACGCCGGAGATCGAGCGTGCCCTGACCGCTCTGCATGAACGGCGGCGCGTGGCGGTCAGCCTGCCGCACTGGAATGTCGCCCCGCAGTTGATCAGTGGCACGGATTTGATTTTGACCGTTGCCTCCCTTGGCTTGCGCGACCTCGACGAGGCGTCGCTGATCGTCGTGCCTCCACCGTTTCATATTCCGTCGTTTACCTTTGTGTTGGCGTGGCACCAGCGGCGCGGCGGGGATCAGGCGTTGAACTGGTTGAATCAACGAATCGCAGAGGGGATAAAACGCTGA
- the yiaY gene encoding L-threonine dehydrogenase: MISTFFIPAVNIMGIGCLDEAMDAIRQYGFRKAFIVTDAGLAKAGVASMIAGKLALQDIDSVIFDGAKPNPSIANVEHGLGLLKETRCDFVVSLGGGSPHDCAKGIALCATNGGQIRDYEGVDRSTKPQLPLIAINTTAGTASEMTRFCIITDESRHVKMAIVDRNVTPLLSVNDPDLMIAMPKGLTAATGMDALTHAIEAYVSTAATPITDACALKAITLISHNLRLVVEDGENLGAREGMAYAQFLAGMAFNNASLGFVHAMAHQLGGFYDLPHGVCNAVLLPHVQSFNAQVCAVRLTDVAHAMGADIRGFSPEEGAQAAIEAIRRLALDVDIPAGLRELGVRLNDIPTLASNALKDACGVTNPRAADQRQIEEIFRSAF, translated from the coding sequence ATGATTAGTACGTTTTTTATCCCCGCCGTGAACATCATGGGCATCGGTTGCCTGGACGAAGCCATGGACGCCATCCGCCAATACGGTTTTCGCAAAGCGTTCATCGTCACCGACGCCGGGCTGGCCAAGGCCGGCGTGGCGAGCATGATTGCCGGGAAACTGGCGCTGCAGGACATCGATTCGGTGATCTTCGACGGGGCCAAACCCAACCCGAGCATCGCCAACGTCGAGCACGGCCTGGGTCTGCTCAAGGAGACCCGGTGTGACTTCGTGGTGTCCCTGGGTGGGGGCTCGCCCCACGACTGTGCCAAGGGGATCGCCCTGTGCGCGACCAACGGCGGGCAGATTCGCGACTACGAGGGCGTCGATCGGTCCACTAAACCGCAACTGCCGTTGATTGCCATCAACACCACGGCCGGCACGGCCAGCGAAATGACCCGGTTCTGCATCATCACCGACGAATCGCGGCACGTGAAAATGGCCATTGTCGATCGCAACGTCACGCCGCTGCTGTCGGTCAACGATCCGGACCTGATGATCGCCATGCCCAAGGGCCTGACGGCCGCCACCGGCATGGATGCCCTGACCCACGCCATCGAAGCCTACGTGTCCACCGCTGCCACTCCGATCACCGATGCCTGCGCCCTGAAGGCCATCACCCTGATCAGCCATAACCTGCGCCTGGTGGTGGAGGACGGTGAAAACCTGGGGGCGCGGGAAGGCATGGCGTACGCGCAGTTTTTGGCCGGCATGGCGTTCAACAATGCGTCCCTTGGCTTCGTGCATGCCATGGCTCACCAGTTGGGTGGCTTCTACGACTTGCCCCATGGCGTGTGCAACGCAGTGCTGTTACCCCACGTGCAAAGCTTCAATGCCCAGGTCTGCGCCGTTCGCCTGACCGACGTGGCCCACGCCATGGGCGCCGACATTCGCGGATTCAGCCCGGAAGAGGGCGCCCAGGCGGCTATCGAGGCCATCCGCCGCCTTGCACTCGATGTGGACATCCCCGCCGGTTTGCGTGAGCTCGGCGTCCGGCTCAACGACATCCCGACCCTGGCCAGCAACGCCCTGAAAGATGCATGCGGCGTGACCAACCCCCGGGCGGCGGATCAGCGGCAGATCGAAGAGATATTCCGCAGCGCGTTCTAG